The Antennarius striatus isolate MH-2024 chromosome 23, ASM4005453v1, whole genome shotgun sequence genome has a segment encoding these proteins:
- the serpinh2 gene encoding LOW QUALITY PROTEIN: serine (or cysteine) peptidase inhibitor, clade H, member 2 (The sequence of the model RefSeq protein was modified relative to this genomic sequence to represent the inferred CDS: inserted 4 bases in 3 codons; substituted 1 base at 1 genomic stop codon) translates to MRSDVWTLQGSEKDQREGKRVGVLRLREEMSLPFQEKWRRWIQYERVEPQSLKPQAFNLDKQPRTMANSRINGEHVELDNRISAAGSDKVLKSEGEQGMLQVKSAMLPRLPICILISWPVLLAHGSITSSSKKTPAAPVSSPAPXPPSPLGDPSWALGXLYQALRSDSTSMNTLFSPLLLASSLVALGVTVAVGEGEHHRIADHRIFLGKKYTKVIMMHRAGLYRHYEDVENMVQVLEVPLWGGKASVVLLLPFHVESLTRLDNFLTPEILSKWLEKTSXSVSISLPRTNIIGLLSLQKQLFALCLIDPWDXKAADFSGVSDMSEGKLHLSAVLQWTSLEFSSQARKGNADLEEEDIKYPKMFYANHPFIIIVGDNTSRALLLMGALDHAEGEALHDEL, encoded by the exons ATGAGGAGTGACGTTTGGACGTTGCAGGGAAGTGAGAAGGatcagagagaaggaaaaagagtAGGAGTCTTGAGATTGAGAGAAG AAATGTCACTTCCCTTCCAGGAAAAGTGGAGGAGATGGATACAGTATGAGCGTGTGGAGCCACAG AGCCTTAAGCCACAGGCGTTTAACCTCGACAAACAGCCAAGAACAATGGCTAACAGCCGCATAAACGGAGAACACGTGGAG CTGGACAACCGAATCAGCGCTGCAGGCTCCGACAAGGTGCTGAAAAGTGAAGGTGAACAGGGCATGCTGCAGGTGAA ATCCGCCATGCTGCCCAGGCTTCCCATCTGCATCCTCATCTCTTGGCCAGTTCTCCTGGCTCATGGTAGCATCACCAGTTCATCCAAGAAGACTCCTGCTGCTCCAGTgagctctccagcacc ccctCCATCTCCTTTGGGTGACCCCAGCTGGGCTCTCG CTCTGTACCAGGCCCTCCGTTCCGACTCCACTTCGATGAACACACTCTTCTCCCCTCTGCTCTTAGCCTCCTCACTAGTAGCGCTGGGCGTCActgt tgctgTGGGAGAGGGGGAACATCATCGCATCGCAGATCATCGCATCTTCTTGGGGAAGAAATACACCAAAGTGATAATGATGCACagagcag GTTTATATCGTCACTATGAAGATGTAGAAAACATGGTGCAGGTTCTGGAGGTCCCTCTGTGGGGAGGCAAGGCCAGCGTGGTTCTCCTGCTGCCCTTTCATGTAGAGAGTCTTACAAGGTTGGACAATTTTCTGACCCCAGAGATTCTGTCGAAGTGGCTGGAGAAAACCT ACAGTGTGAGCATCTCTCTGCCCAGGACAAACATCATTGGCTTACTTAGTCTGCAG AAACAGTTGTTTGCTCTGTGCTTGATTGACCCCTGGGACTAGAAAGCAGCTGATTTCTCAGGGGTTTCAGACATGAGCGAGGGAAAGCTCCACCTTAGTGCAGTCCTCCAATGGACCTCCCTGGAGTTTTCCAGTCAAGCCAGGAAGGGCAATGCAGACCTTGAGGAGGAAGATATAAAATATCCCAAGATGTTCTACg CCAATCACCCGTTTATCATCATTGTTGGGGACAACACAAGCAGGGCCCTGCTGCTGATGGGAGCGCTGGATCATGCGGAGGGAGAGGCCCTTCATGATGAACTGTAA